A region of the Hyperolius riggenbachi isolate aHypRig1 chromosome 9, aHypRig1.pri, whole genome shotgun sequence genome:
agacactcccctttacccacagctccgagatggacaacacaaagccatgatatagacactcccctttacccacagcccccgagatggacaacacaaagccatgatatagACACTCCCCTTTACCCACAGCCCCGAGATGGGcaacacaaagccatgatatagacactcccctttacccacagctccgagatggacaacacaaagccatgatatagacactcccctttacccacagcccccgagatggacaacacaaagccatgatatagACACTCCCCATTACCCAcagcccccgagatggacaacacaaagccatgatatagacactcccctttacccacagccccgagatggacaacacaaagccatgatatagACACTCCCCCTTACCCACAGCCCCGAGATGGacaacacaaagccatgatatagacactcccctttacccacagctccgagatggacaacacaaagccatgatatagACACTCCCCTTTACCCACAGCCCCCGAGATAGacaacacaaagccatgatatagacactcccctttacccacagccccgagatggacaacacaaagccatgatatagacactcccctttacccacagcccccgagatggacaacacaaagccatgatatagACACTCCCAATTACCCAcagcccccgagatggacaacacaaagccatgatatagacactcccctttacccgcagccccgagatggacaacacaaagccatgatatagacactcccctttacccacagcccccgagatggacaacacaaagccatgatatagACACTCCCCTTTACCCACAGCCCCGAGATGGGcaacacaaagccatgatatagACACTCCCCTTTATCAAcagccccccgagatggacaacacaaagccatgatatagacactcccctttacctacagccccgagatggacaacacaaagccatgatatagacactcccctttacccacagccccgagatggacaacacaaagccatgatatagACACTCCCCTTTACCCGCAGCTCCCGAGATGGacaacacaaagccatgatatagACACTCCCCTTTACCCGCAGCCCCGAGATGGGcaacacaaagccatgatatagACACTCCCCTTTACCCGCAGCTCCCGAGATGGacaacacaaagccatgatatagACACTCCCCTTTACCCGCAGCCCCGAGATGGGcaacacaaagccatgatatagACACTCCCCTTTACCCACAGCCCCGAGATGGGcaacacaaagccatgatatagacactcccctttacccgcagccccgagatggacaacacaaagccatgatatagACACTCCCCTTTACCCACAGCTCCGAGATGGGcaacacaaagccatgatatagacactcccctttacccacagctccgagatggacaacacaaagccatgatatagacactcccctttacccacagcccccgagatggacaacacaaagccatgatatagacactcccctttacccacagctccgagatggacaacacaaagccatgatatagACACTCCCCTTTACCCACAGCTCCGAGATGGGcaacacaaagccatgatatagacacttccctttacccacagcccccgagatggacaacacaaagccatgatatagacactcccctttacccacagctccgagatggacaacacaaagccatgatatagacactcccctttacccacagctccgagatggacaacacaaagccatgatatagacactcccctttacccacagccccgagatggacaacacaaagccatgatatagacactcccctttacccacagccccgagatggacaacacaaagccatgatatagACACTCCCCTTTACCCACAGCCCCGAGATGGGcaacacaaagccatgatatagacactcccctttacccacagccccgagatggacaacacaaagccatgatatagacactcccctttacccacagccccgagatggacaacacaaagccatgatatagacactcccctttacccacagccccgagatggacaacacaaagccatgatatagacactcccctttacccacagccccgagatggacaacacaaagccatgatatagACACTCCCCTTTACCCGCAGCTCCGAGATAGACAACACAAAGCCATGTTATAGACACTCCCCTTTACCCACAGCCCCGAGATGGacaacacaaagccatgatatagACACTCCCCTTTACCCACAGCTCAGAGATGGacaacacaaagccatgatatagACACTCCCCTTTACCCACAGCTCCGAGATGGGcaacacaaagccatgatatagACACTCCCCTTTACCCACAGCTCAGAGATGGacaacacaaagccatgatatagACACTCCCCTTTACCCACAGCTCCGAGATGGGcaacacaaagccatgatatagacactcccctttacccacagccccgagatggacaacacaaagccatgatatagacactcccctttacccacagccccgagatggacaacacaaagccatgatatagACACTCCCCTTTACCCACAGCTCCGAGATGGGcaacacaaagccatgatatagACACTCCCCTTTACCCACAGCCCCCGAGATGGGcaacacaaagccatgatatagACACTCCCCTTTACCCACAGCCCCCGAGATGGGcaacacaaagccatgatatagACACTCCCCTTTACCCACAGCTCCGAGATGGGcaacacaaagccatgatatagACACTCCCTTTTACCCACAGCTCCGAGATGGacaacacaaagccatgatatagacactcccctttacccacagccccgagatggacaacacaaagccatgatatagacactcccctttacccacagccccgagatggacaacacaaagccatgatatagACACTCCCCTTTACCCACAGCCCCGAGATGGGcaacacaaagccatgatatagACACTCCCCTTTACCCACAGCCCCCGAGATGGGcaacacaaagccatgatatagACACTCCCCTTTACCCACAGCCCCCGAGATGGGcaacacaaagccatgatatagacactcccctttacccacagccccgagatggacaacacaaagccatgatatagacactcccctttacccacagctccgagatggacaacacaaagccatgatatagACACTCCCCTCTACCCACAGCTCCGAGATGGacaacacaaagccatgatatagacactcccctttacccacagctccgagatggacaacacaaagccatgatatagacactcccctttacccacagccccgagatggacaacacaaagccatgatatagacactcccctttacccacagcccccgagatggacaacacaaagccatgatatagacactcccctttacccacagccccgagatggacaacacaaagccatgatatagACACTCCCCTTTACCCACAGCCCCGAGATGGGcaacacaaagccatgatatagACACTCCCCTCTACCCACAGCCCCGAGATGGacaacacaaagccatgatatagACACTCCCCTTTACCCACAGCCCCGAGATGGGcaacacaaagccatgatatagacactcccctttacccgcagccccgagatggacaacacaaagccatgatatagACACTCGCCTTTACCCACAGCTCCGAGATGGGcaacacaaagccatgatatagACACTCCCCTTTACCCACAGCTCCGAGATGGGcaacacaaagccatgatatagACACTCCCCTTTACCCACAGCCCCCGAGATGGGCAACACACAGGAGATTGGCCAATCGTTCTACTCATGAACTGGAAAACATAACTTCTCTTGTATTCTGTCCCAACATTAAGGCTGGAAGCTTCTTTATAAGACCTTCTGAAAGATTTACCGACATCTGCGACTCACCAGGCCGAGGAGCTGTGAATGAGGCCCATCATTAAAGATTCCACTCAGATTGCAGAAACCGATTCCCCACCGAATCAAGTTGTTCCAATTGGAATTCCGATCAAAATAATGGTGAACAATTTTGGGAAAGCGTAACACGACATCACCAAAGAATGCGGAATTCTCCACAGCGTGTGAATAGGCTGGAGACAGACGGGGAAACCAAACTTACTGTAAGCCTGAATGACATTCACATTGTACATCAGatagttatcctatgtgtgtgtccaTCCTAACTATGAAGACATGACATGTGCGTATGTAAAAATTCATTCACCTCAGATATCAATACCTTCTCATCATCCACACCCCCATTCTAACCCCCACCAACCACATCCTCCCCTTCTCATCCACACCATCATACACaaccatttcccccccccccccccccagtctcccCAACCACACCCTCAGACATTTTCACCTGCTCATCACCCTCACAAACATCCTCACCATCACCCACACCTTCAAAACACAACCACACCACGCCCCCAgtatcacccccctccccccactacaCCCTCACCCACACCCTCAAACACAACCATACCCCCAGTCTCACCTCCCCCCCACACCCAACCACACCCTCACAGACATCATCACCATCAACCACCACACCCTCAAACACCATCACATCAACAACCCGTCTCCCTGCCCCCAAACCTCACTCTCACAGAAATCCACACTCTCAAACACAACCATGCCCCCCCATCTCACAGACAGCCTCACCATCACCTCACGCTCTCACCATAACCGACACCCTCATATCCCAAACTTCCCAAACACAGCCTCAAGCCCTCACAGAACCACACAACAACCCCTCACTATCACCGCCCTACATGACACACCCTGTACCATACCCCCTCACCAACAGCCTATCACCCTTACTGTCACCCCCACCATACCCCACACCCCAAACTTCTCACACAGCCACAAGCCCTCGCACCCCCACCCTGCACCACAGCCGTAGCCTATCACCACACTCCCTCACCCGCAGCCTCACCATCACCCCTACAGTCACCCCCACCATACCTCAAACTTCACACACAGCCTCCAGCCCTCAGACCCCCACCCTGCACCACTCCCGCAGCCTATTGCCCCCCCTACACCACCTCACCGGCACCCTCAGTATCACCCCTACACCACACCCCCTCACCCACAGCCTCACTATCACCCCTACAGTCACCCCCACCACACAGCCTCACATCCTAAACTTCACACACAGCCTCCAGCCCTCACACCTTCACCCTACACCACTCCCGCAGCCTATCACCCCCCCTACACGACCTCACCCGCACTATCAACCCTACACCACACCCCCTTACCCACAGCCTCACTATTACCCCTACAgtcacccccaccacaccccacaTCTTCAAACTTCACACACAGCCTCCAGCCCTCACACCCCCACCCTACACCACTCCCGCAGCCTATCACCCCCCTACACCACCTCACCCGCACCCTCACTATCAACCCTACACCACACCCCCTCACCCACAGCCTCACTATCACCCCACAGTCACCCCCACCACACACCCTCACATCCTAAGCTTCACACACAGCCTCCAGCCCTCACACCCCCACCCTACACCACACCACCTCAACCACAGCCTCACTATCACCACTACACCACCTCACCCACACTGCATTTCTTGCCTTCTATCGATATATTTGTAATGTAAGAACACTTCATACCATCTTTAATTTTCTCATCTTCAGGGAATGGTCCGTCCGGCTGGACTCCGGATGCAATAAGAATGGCTCGCGAATCCTCCAATACCTGTTGTACAAAAAGCCCACGTGACAAAGAGAAGTTCTGCTCCAAAAACATTTTATGAGCTGTAGTACTCTTATACCTGTATTCAGCATTCATGGCAAAATGCAAGACGGATAATAAAAGGTCTATAACAGCCAGGCATGCTCCTAATCATTATTTCTGGATCCTCAGCCAGGCATGCTCCTAATCATTATTTCTGGATCCTCAGCCAGGCATGTTCCTAATCATTATTTCTGGATCCTCAGCCAGGCATGTTCCTAATCATTATTTCTGGATCCTCAGCCAGGCATGTTCCTAATCATTATTTCTGGATCCTCAGCTGGCTTTGAAGTGGTCCTCTGCCTCGCATTGCGAGCCTCCACATATTCAGCTGACAAAACTACATACACAGAATACTCACTGCAACCAAAAGTGATGCTAACAACATTTGTTTCTTTGTTGTAAGGGAACAGCCACATTTGATAACTGCATTCTCCGCTGGCTGCCTAGCTTTCTCTGCTCGCTCCAGCCTGCTGCTTCCGCTCGCTCCACGCCCGCCGCTTACGCTCGCTCCACGCCCGCCGCTTACGCTCGCTCCACGCCCGACGCTTACGCTCGCTCCACGCCCGCCGCTTACGCTCGCTCCACGCCCGCCGCTTCCGCTCGCTCCACGCCCGCCGCTTCCCCTCGCTCCACGCCCGCCGCTTCCCCTCGCTCCACGCCCGCCGCTTTCCCTCGCTCCACGCCCGCCGCTTCCGCTCGCTCTACGCCCGCCGCTTCCCCTCGCTCCACGCCTGCTGCTTCCCCTCGCTCCACGCCCGCTGCTTCCCCTCGCTCCACTCCATGGTTGCGCTCTACTGCGCGGGCGTGCGGTGTCCGTGCGATGGTTGCGCGGGCGTGCGGTGTCCGTGCGATGGTTGCGCGGGCGTGCGGTGTCCGTGCGATGGTTGCGCTCTACTGCGCGGTGACCGTGCTATGGGCGCTCTACTGCGTGGGCGTGCGGTGTCCGTGCGATGGTTGCGCTCTACTGCGCGGGCGTGCGGTGTCTGTGCGATGGTTGCGCTCTATTGCGCGGGCGCGCGGTGTCCGTGCGATGGTTGCGCTCTACTGCGCGGGCGCGCGGTGTCTGTGCGATGGgtacgctctactgcgcaggcgtgcggtgatctgcttgcttgttcaggggctatggctgaaagtcacTGGGaactgatacttacctatggacagggagggctctgggccctatagagccttccctctcctctcccggggccCTCAGTGCAGCGCTGGCACTCTGGTAGCAGTATTCCATCAatctggtcaaatactgctctctctgccacTGCGGGGGACTTTGGaattcttcgggagccgagtccacaAAGACCGCCAGCGCCCTTTCTCATGCACTTGCAATATAGAgacgcctgtcttcaggaggactcagctcccgaaaacttccatagcccccccccccccccccgcagcgggGGATTCAAACAGGGAGCTGCcgcttaacctcctcagcggtaatcCTCAGTCAGGCTCGGTACAGAAAGCTGCAGAACAgggcggtaatcctgagtcaggctctgGACAGAAAGCcgcagaacagggtggtaatcccgagtcaggctctggACAGAAAGCCGCAGAacagagcggtaatcctgagtcaggctcgggacagaaagccgcagaacagggcggtaatcccgagtcaggctctggACAGAAAGCCGCAGAacagagcggtaatcctgagtcaggctcgggacagaaagCCGCAGAacagagcggtaatcctgagtcaggctctgGACAGAAAGCCGCAGAACAGGGCGGTAATGCAAGGGAGGTTAAACAAGggccccgggagaggagaggggaggctcattaggacccagaaccttccctgtccataggtaagtatctggatgatttgttgatttgtattttgcaattcccattgactttaaagtattagaggcagaggaacagcaggacagccaggcaatgtgcattgtttaaaagaaaatcatcATTTCAACCTCCCTacctctctcaccttgggttccctttaaccattaattGGTGGCTATGGGCTAATATGGTCCAGGCATTGGCTGCAGTAACTGTCAGGAAACAGCAGAGGGTGCTACTTCCTGCAGCTAATCCCATCCATAACTCCTCTATAGTCAGATCGACACAAGGGAATCATCTCACCTTGAAAAGGCCTTTCAGCATAATATCAATAATCTTGTACTGCTGATTGACGTCATTTAACTCGATGAGATTATTGAGAGCGTTGATCTGATCCTTCCTCTTCACTTCGAAAAGCTTTTTATCTGCAACGTGTCAAGGTCTAAACTACAGACAGAGATCTTCATCAAAGAGTGCAGAGAATATACACAATAATATGGTAACCTGCTGGCAGATAGACTCCgcccctaatggtggccatacatcaggtgacatgGCGGCCAACCCACCATCGGATTCCATTATTATAATCCAAATCAGGTGATAAGTGGTGCCGCCAAGTTCATTACCCGATCGGCGACCAATTTCAGGCAAACACTGGTTGCAGTAatcagtcggacatgctgcaaaatgtcgGGCTGCCGTGGTCCTTCCGTGCGCGGCGGTAACAGAAAGTGATATCGGGAAAAACGACAAACGCGATGAAACCCTCGGTGCTGTTCTCAGTGTATAAGTGTGTATAAGTGTgcctttatacattacctgtcccatgTCGCGATGCCCGTCTTCCCAATCCATCGGTCTTCTGTTAGCCCCGTACACGCCGCCAGCGCATAGCACAccagcgtgtgacgtcacacgccacGCCGCCAGCACATAGCACaccagtgtgtgacgtcacatgccaCGCTGCCAGCACATAGCACaccagtgtgtgacgtcacacgccacGCCGCCAGCGTATAGCACAccagtgtgtgacatcacacaccacgCAGCCAGCACATAGCACaccagtgtgtgacgtcacacgccacGCTGC
Encoded here:
- the CCDC134 gene encoding coiled-coil domain-containing protein 134, with amino-acid sequence MSPLQVWRFALVALLPLGHSSDTNKQKKDSAFEIYKKLFEVKRKDQINALNNLIELNDVNQQYKIIDIMLKGLFKVLEDSRAILIASGVQPDGPFPEDEKIKDAYSHAVENSAFFGDVVLRFPKIVHHYFDRNSNWNNLIRWGIGFCNLSGIFNDGPHSQLLGLMSQELGISEKSPDYRNPFKTDNMEFLSNADAFQKALREEEKRRRKEEKRKEMRKGPRITRSRSEL